Within the Streptomyces sp. NBC_00353 genome, the region TGTTGACTACGTACACATCGCCGATCTCCAGGATTCCGGCCTTCGCCGCCTGGATGCCGTCGCCCATGCCCGGGGCGAGCAGGACCACGGAGGTGTCGGCCTGGGAGGCGATCTCCACCTCCGACTGGCCGACGCCGACCGTCTCCACCAGGATCACGTCGCAGCCCGCCGCGTCCAGCACCCGGATCGCCTGCGGCGCCGACCAGGCGAGGCCGCCGAGATGTCCGCGGGTGGCCATGGAACGGATGTAGACGCCCGGGTCGGAGGCGTGCTCCGACATCCGGACCCGGTCGCCGAGGAGCGCGCCCCCGGAGAACGGCGACGACGGGTCGACAGCCAGCACACCGACGCGCTTGCCGGCCCGCCGGTACGCCGAGACGAGCGCCGACGTGGAGGTCGACTTGCCGACACCCGGCGAACCGGTCAGGCCGACGACGTACGCGTTCCCGGCCAGCGGCGCGAGGGCCGCCATCACCTCGCGCAGCTGCGGCGACGCCCCCTCCACCAGCGAGATGAGCCGGGCCACGGCCCGCGGCCGGCCCTCACGGGCCTGCTCGACCAGGGTGGGGACGTCCACCATTACCGCTCCGTTCGGTTCGCTCTGCAGCTGCGTACGTACGACTACTACTTGCCCGGAACGCGAATGATCAGCGCATCGCCCTGGCCGCCACCGCCGCACAGCGCTGCGGCACCCGTGCCGCCGCCGCGCCGCTTCAGCTCCAGCGCCAGGTGCAGCACCACACGGGCACCGGACATCCCGATCGGGTGACCCAGCGCGATCGCGCCGCCGTTGACGTTCACCTTTTCCGGGGAGACACCGAGGTCCTTCATCGACTGGACGGCGACGGCCGCGAACGCCTCGTTGATCTCGATGAGGTCGAGGTCCTCGACGGAGAGGCCGTCCTTCTTCAGCGCGTGCTTGATCGCGTTGGACGGCTGGGACTGCAGCGAGTTGTCCGGGCCCGCCACGTTGCCGTGCGCACCGATCTCGGCGATCCAGTCCAGGCCCAGCTCCTCGGCCTTGGTCCTGCTCATCACGACGACCGCCGCGGCGCCGTCGGAGATCTGCGAGGAGGTGCCGGCGGTGATCGTGCCGTCCTTGGCGAAGGCCGGGCGCAGCTTGCCGAGGGACTCCACGGTCGTCTCGGCGCGGATGCCCTCGTCCTTGGAGAAGAGGACCGGGTCGCCCTTGCGCTGCGGGATCTCGACCGGGGTGATCTCGGCCTCGAAGAGACCGTTCTTCTGGGCGGCGGCGGCGCGCTGGTGGGACAGGGCGCCGATCTCGTCCTGGGCCAGGCGGTTCAGACCGAGGCGGGTGTTGTGCTTCTCGGTGGACTCACCCATCGGGATGTTTTCGTACGCGTCGGTCAGACCGTCGTACGCCATCGAGTCGAGCATCTCGATCGCGCCGTACTTGTAGCCCTCGCGCGACTTCGGGAGCAGGTGCGGGGCGTTGGTCATGGACTCCTGGCCACCGGCCACCACGACGTCGAACTCGCCGGCGCGGATCAGCTGGTCGGCCAGCGCGATCGCGTCGAGCCCGGACAGACAGACCTTGTTGACGGTGAGCGCCGGAACGTTCATCGGGATGCCGGCCTTGACCGCGGCCTGGCGTGCCGGGATCTGCCCCGCCCCGGCCTGGAGCACCTGACCCATGATCACGTACTCGACCTGGTCGCCGCCGATGCCGGCCCGGTCCAGCGCGGCCTTGATGGCGAAGCCGCCGAGGTCGGCTGCGGAGAAGCTCTTCAGGGAGCCGAGAAGACGCCCCATGGGCGTACGGGCGCCCGCGACGATCACTGAGGTGGTACCGGTCGTTCCAGGCATGAGGCACGGCCCCTTGGATTAGATGTGAACGAGGGTTTACTCGAATGTACTGAGCGGTACCCCGCCCGTCATCCGGCAGCGGGTGTGATCGCGCGCACGTTGCGTAACCATCGGTGGAGCGCTCCACTGTTGTCCATGCTGACGCGAATCGACCACATCGGGATCGCCTGTTTCGACCTCGACAGGACTGTCGAGTTCTACCGCTCGACCTATGGCTTCGAAGTGTTCCACTCCGAGGTGAACGAGGAGCAGGGCGTGCGGGAGGCCATGCTCAAGATCAATGAGACCTCGGACGGCGGTGCCTCCTACCTCCAGTTGCTCGAACCCACTCGCGAGGACTCGGCCGTCGGTAAATGGCTGGCCAAGAACGGCGAGGGGGTCCACCACATCGCCTTCGGCACCGCAGACGTCGACGCGGACGCCGCGGACATCCGTTCCAAGGGCGTCCGGGTGCTGTACGACGAGCCCAGGACCGGGTCGATGGGGTCCCGGATCACCTTCCTGCACCCCAAGGACTGCCACGGCGTCCTCACCGAACTGGTCACGTCCGCAGCGGAGCACTGACCTCCGGATACCTGGCCCGGTAGAGTGGGCAATTCCGGGCCGGGGCCGGGTCGGGGCCGCGCCGCGTCCCCAGCCGTTGATCTGTCACCATTCCCCGGGGGACCGTTCGCCGGCGAACGGTACTCGTTTGGAGAGTTGCGACCAGGGGACGGATGGGACCGCGCAGTGCGGGGCTACGAACGCCAGGAGAGCCACCGAGCTGACGACGACCACCTCTCGCGGTTCGAAGCCGAGATGGATCGGCTGAAGACCGACCGGGAGAAGGCCGTCCAGCACGCCGAGGACCTCGGTTACCAGGTCGAGGTCTTGCGCGCCAAGCTGCACGAGGCTCGGCGCAATCTCGCGACCCGTCCCGCGTACGACAGCGCGGACATCGGCTACCAGGCCGAACAGCTGCTCCGTAATGCCCAGATCCAGGCCGAACAGCTGCGTACCGACGCCGAGCGCGAGCTCCGTGACGCCCGGGCGCAGACGCAGCGGATCCTGCAGGAGCACGCCGAACACCAGGCCCGGCTGCAGGCCGAGCTGCACAACGAGGCCGTGCAGCGGCGGCAGCAGCTCGACCAGGAGCTCGCGGAGCGCCGCCAGACCGTCGAGTCGCACGTCAACGAGAACGTCGCCTGGGCCGAGCAGCTGCGGGCCCGGACCGAGTCCCAGGCCCGCCGGCTGCTCGACGAGTCGCGGGCCGAGGCCGAGCAGGCCCTGGCCGCCGCCCGCGCCGAGACCGCCCGACTGGCGGACGAGACCCGGCAGCGGCTCGGCTCCGAGGCGGAGTCCGCCCGCACCGAGGCCGAGACGATCCTGCTGCGCGCCCGCAAGGACGCCGAGCGGCTGCTCAACGCCGCGTCCAGCCAGGCGCAGGAGGCCACCAGCCACGCCGAGCAGCTGCGTACGTCGGCGAACGCGGAGACCCAGCAGACCCGGCAGCAGACCGCCGAGCTGAACCGGGCCGCCGAGCAGCGCATGCAGGAGGCCGAGACGCAGCTGCGCGAGGCCCGCCTGGAGGCCGAGAAGGTCCTCACCGAGGCGAAGGAGGCCGCGGTCAAGCGGCTGGCCGGCGCCGAGTCGCAGAACGAGCAGCGCACTCGTACGGCCAAGTCGGAGATCGCCCGGCTGGTCGGCGAGGCCACGAAGGACGCCGAGGCGCTGAAGGTGGAGGCCGAGCAGGCGCTCGCCGACGCCCGCGCCGAGGCGGAGCGGCTCACGTCCGAGGCGACGGAGAAGGCCCGCACAGCGGCCGCCGAGGACACCGCGGCCCAGCTCGCCAAGGCGGCCAGGACCGCCGAGGAGGTGCTGACCAAGGCGTCCGAGGACGCGAAGTCCACCACCCGGGCGGCGAGCGAGGAGGCCGACCGGATCCGCCGCGAGGCGGAGGCCGAGGCGGACCGGCTGCGCGGCGAGGCGGCGGAGCAGGCCGACCAGCTCAAGGGCGCGGCCAAGGACGACACCAAGGAGTACCGGGCCAAGACGGTCGAGCTGCAGGAGGAGGCGCGCAGGCTGCGCGGCGAGGCCGAGCAGCTGCGCTCCGAGGCGGTCGCCGAGGGCGAGCGGATCCGGGGCGAGGCCCGCCGCGAGGCCGTCCAGCAGATCGAGGAGGGCGCGAAGACCGCCGAGGAACTGCTGTCCAAGGCGAAGGCGGACGCGGAGGAGCTGCGGACCTCCGCGGGCACCGAGAGCGAACGGGTCCGTGCCGAGGCGATGGAGCGCGCCACGGTGCTGCGCAAGCAGGCCGAGGAGGCCCTGGAACGGGCCCGCGCAGAGGCCGAGCGGCTGCGTACCGAGTCCGAGGAACAGGCGGAGTCCACCACGGCCGCGGCCGAGCAGGCGGCGGCGGAGCTCCGTGAGGAGACCGAGCGCGCGGTCGCGGCCCGGCACGCCGAGGCGGCCGACGAGCTGATCCGGCTGCACACCGAGGCCGAGACCCGGGTCACCACCGCCGAGCAGGCGCTCACGGACGCGCGCGCCGAGGCGGATCGGATCCGGCGCGAGGCGAACGAGGAGTCCGAGCGGCTGCGTGCGGAGGCCGCCGAGCGGCTGCGCGCCCTGCAGGAGCAGGCGGAGACCGAGGCCGAGCGGCTTCGCGACGAGGCGGCGGCTGATGCGTCGCAGTCCCGTGCGGAGGGCGAGGGCGTCGCCGTACGGCTGCGCAGCGAGGCGGCCGCCGAGGCGGAGCGGCTCAGGACCGAGGCACAGGAGAGCGCCGACCGGGTGCGGTCCGAGGCCGCGGCCGCGGCCGAGCGGGTCGGCACCGAGGCCGCCGAGGCACTGGCCGCCGCCCAGGAGGAGGCGAACCGGCGTCGCCGCGAGGCCGAGGAGACCCTCGACGCCGCGCGCACGGAGGCCACCCAGGAGCGCGAGCGGGCCCGCGAGCAGAGCGAGGAGCTCCTTGCCTCCGCCCGCAAGCGGGTCGAGGAGGCGCAGGCCGAGGCCCAGCGGCTGGTCGGCGAGGCGGACACCCGGGCGACCGAGATGGTCTCCGCCGCCGAGCAGACCGCCCAGCAGGTACGGGATTCGGTCTCCGGGCTCCAGGAGCAGGCCGAGGCGGAGATCGCCGGGCTGCGCTCCACCGCCGAGCATGTGGCGGAGCGGACGAAGTCCGAGGCGCAGGAGGAGGCGGACCGGGTCCGCGCCGACGCGTACGCGGAGCGGGAAAGGGCCGGCGAGGACTCGGCACGGATCCGCCGGGAGGCCCAGGAGGAGTCCGAGGCCGCGAAGGCGATGGCCGAGCGGACCGTCAGCGACGCGATCACCGAGTCGGAGCGGCTGCGCACGGACACCGCGGAGTACAGCCAGCGGGTGCGTACCGAGGCGTCGGAC harbors:
- the scy gene encoding polarized growth protein Scy; translated protein: MRGYERQESHRADDDHLSRFEAEMDRLKTDREKAVQHAEDLGYQVEVLRAKLHEARRNLATRPAYDSADIGYQAEQLLRNAQIQAEQLRTDAERELRDARAQTQRILQEHAEHQARLQAELHNEAVQRRQQLDQELAERRQTVESHVNENVAWAEQLRARTESQARRLLDESRAEAEQALAAARAETARLADETRQRLGSEAESARTEAETILLRARKDAERLLNAASSQAQEATSHAEQLRTSANAETQQTRQQTAELNRAAEQRMQEAETQLREARLEAEKVLTEAKEAAVKRLAGAESQNEQRTRTAKSEIARLVGEATKDAEALKVEAEQALADARAEAERLTSEATEKARTAAAEDTAAQLAKAARTAEEVLTKASEDAKSTTRAASEEADRIRREAEAEADRLRGEAAEQADQLKGAAKDDTKEYRAKTVELQEEARRLRGEAEQLRSEAVAEGERIRGEARREAVQQIEEGAKTAEELLSKAKADAEELRTSAGTESERVRAEAMERATVLRKQAEEALERARAEAERLRTESEEQAESTTAAAEQAAAELREETERAVAARHAEAADELIRLHTEAETRVTTAEQALTDARAEADRIRREANEESERLRAEAAERLRALQEQAETEAERLRDEAAADASQSRAEGEGVAVRLRSEAAAEAERLRTEAQESADRVRSEAAAAAERVGTEAAEALAAAQEEANRRRREAEETLDAARTEATQERERAREQSEELLASARKRVEEAQAEAQRLVGEADTRATEMVSAAEQTAQQVRDSVSGLQEQAEAEIAGLRSTAEHVAERTKSEAQEEADRVRADAYAERERAGEDSARIRREAQEESEAAKAMAERTVSDAITESERLRTDTAEYSQRVRTEASDALASAEQDAARSRAEAREDANRMRSDAAAQADRLVGEATGEAERILAETTQQTTELVGDATNEAERLRAEAAATVGSAQEHAARTREESERVRADAEAAAEQMRGEAREEADRLLDEAREAAAKRRADAAEQADQLVNKAQEEALRSATEAEKQADTMVGAARKEAVRITAEATVEGNSLVERARADADELLVGARRDATAIRERAEELRARLESEIEELHDRARRETSEQMKTAGERVDKLMKAATEQREEAAAKAKELLSDANSEASKVRIAAVKRAESLLKEAEQKKASMVREAEKLRADAEQEAKKTVDEGRRELDVLVRRREDINTEISRVQDVLEALESFEAPGGGKGAGGGSTGGVKAGASAGTRSSGKSSEG
- a CDS encoding acetyl-CoA C-acetyltransferase, whose translation is MPGTTGTTSVIVAGARTPMGRLLGSLKSFSAADLGGFAIKAALDRAGIGGDQVEYVIMGQVLQAGAGQIPARQAAVKAGIPMNVPALTVNKVCLSGLDAIALADQLIRAGEFDVVVAGGQESMTNAPHLLPKSREGYKYGAIEMLDSMAYDGLTDAYENIPMGESTEKHNTRLGLNRLAQDEIGALSHQRAAAAQKNGLFEAEITPVEIPQRKGDPVLFSKDEGIRAETTVESLGKLRPAFAKDGTITAGTSSQISDGAAAVVVMSRTKAEELGLDWIAEIGAHGNVAGPDNSLQSQPSNAIKHALKKDGLSVEDLDLIEINEAFAAVAVQSMKDLGVSPEKVNVNGGAIALGHPIGMSGARVVLHLALELKRRGGGTGAAALCGGGGQGDALIIRVPGK
- the mce gene encoding methylmalonyl-CoA epimerase produces the protein MLTRIDHIGIACFDLDRTVEFYRSTYGFEVFHSEVNEEQGVREAMLKINETSDGGASYLQLLEPTREDSAVGKWLAKNGEGVHHIAFGTADVDADAADIRSKGVRVLYDEPRTGSMGSRITFLHPKDCHGVLTELVTSAAEH
- the meaB gene encoding methylmalonyl Co-A mutase-associated GTPase MeaB, with the translated sequence MVDVPTLVEQAREGRPRAVARLISLVEGASPQLREVMAALAPLAGNAYVVGLTGSPGVGKSTSTSALVSAYRRAGKRVGVLAVDPSSPFSGGALLGDRVRMSEHASDPGVYIRSMATRGHLGGLAWSAPQAIRVLDAAGCDVILVETVGVGQSEVEIASQADTSVVLLAPGMGDGIQAAKAGILEIGDVYVVNKADRDGADATARELNHMLGLGESRGPGDWRPPIVKTVAARGEGIDEVVEALEKHRAWMEEHGVLAERRAARAAREVETIAVTRLRERIGDLHGDRRLDSLAERIVAGSLDPYAAADELVAGITGA